The uncultured Methanobrevibacter sp. genome segment TTGAACCACGATATTTAGAATATTTTAATCGGATGGCTCAATGTATTCACAAGTCAGTGAAATATGAAGTATATCGTTTTCTAAATATAACAAGTAATCAGATTGGTATCAACACTACAGAAAGTACACAGAAATGTATTTCAGCAACAATTATTAGTCCTAAAGAGTCAACTGGAATAAATAATGGGGTGAGAATTGTATCATTTATGATGTCTGCCGAAACCCTAATTAAAAATTCATATGTTTTGAGAAAAGATAATTGGGAAGACTCTATTACTCTGTATCAGCGTTTAATACAGAAAGAAAAAATCAAAGGAATAAGAAAGTTTTTAGCCACAAGACAAGAAGCTTTTTACAATAATATTATCGTGGCATTACCTTCAAATGTCTATTTCTTGGATAAAGAAGACCATCCAATTGATATAGATTCAATCGGAGGGTACGGCGTATGTAAAATGATGCTTCCAGATGAAATGAATAGCATTTGCATAATTGATGGACAGCACAGGGTATATGCACATTATGAGGGTGAAACAAATGATCCATATGAAAGTGATATTGCAAATTTACGAAAGAAACTACATCTACTAGTTACAGGATTAGTGTTTCCTAATGAAATGTCCGATATTCAAAAATCAAAAATTGAAAGTAGCATTTTTTTGGATATAAACACGAATGCAAAGCCTGTACCTCCAGATGTCCTTTTGCATATAAAAGGATTGAAAGATCCATTATCTGATATTGGACTTGCTCGTGCCGTAATTGAAAAACTAAATAAGGGTAAGGTTTTTCCACATATGTTCGAGCTTTCAGCACTGGATAATGGGAAAATAAAGATTGCATCAATTATTAAGTTTGCATTAAGATATTTGGTGACAATTGAACCTAAAGATAAAAAAAGTCTATTTGATTTTTGGGATGGAGATAAGAATAATTTAAAGCGATTAGATGACTCTGAATATCGCTCCTATATAGATTTTTGTGTAAAACATATTACTATATATTTTTCCGCACTTAAAGATAGTCATCAGCAGGAATGGAATAATCCGAATTCCAAACTGTTGTCAGTAATATCATTAAACGGTTTTATTATTGCGTATAATCGTTATATTGATCAAAAAAATGAATTGGGGAATTTTGATCTTTTTAACAATAGATTTAGACAATTGCATACTGATTTCTCAAGAGAATCTTTTCCTTATACATCTAGTCAATATAAGAAATTTTCAGATGAAATCTTAAAAGATGCATTATTAAATAGTAAGCGGTAAATCGTCAGTACCTGTCGAGCTCGGCAATCCTTGAGATAATAGAGTGATTGAGGAAAAAAATGGTCACTAACAATATTGAAATTGATATAAAGGTTAAATGCGTGGAAGAACAGATGACTTAGGCGAAACTGGCTGAGAAGGTTGGAACGCCGGCGTCCTATGTGAAATAGCTGATCAAGCGTGACGAAGGAGTAGTGAACAACACTTTCGTTAAGATACTGGAGGCTCTGGGATATGATATTGAACTTCATTATGTGAAGAGAAACACAAAAGAAGAGGCTTCATTATGAGTAATGGCAGAGGAAAGAAAAAAGAAGAACCCTGTGAAGAAAACTGTCAATCAAGAGGTTGTCTTTTCTGCGAAAGAAGTATTTTCTATGGTGGAAGATACAAGTCAGATTATTGCACAAGAGAATACTACTCGTTTATCAGCTATGGGACCGGCAGCAAGTGAAAGTGGAACACTTACTGATTCTGTGGAATTTTGGAGTTGGATGAACCGGAACTATGAGAAGAGCGGGCATTTTGCCTCTTCAGAAAGTATGCGATCTTATATGACTGGTACTCCTGGACAACAGAATTGGGCAAAAAAAAGTGGTTCAAGGGCCGAAAAAGACGGGGATGTGATTGCCGCTTCCATTATGATTTTTGCAAATGGACATTTGAACTTTCACCTTTCCGGTAGTTTGGAAGAATACAATGCTTTGGCACCAAACAACCTAATTATGTATAATGCTGCTATTTGGGGCCATGAAAACGGATATAAGTCTTTTCATCTCGGCGGTGGTGTTGGTTCAAAAGACGATACATTGCTAAGGTATAAAAAAACATTTTATAAAGGTGAAAGAAACCATTTCTTTATAAGGAAAAAGATTATCAGTCCAGAAAAGTATAATTATCTTGTTAATCTGAGGGGCATTGATAATAGTCAGTATTTCCCTCAATATAGAGTATGAGAGAGGTTATGGAGGAAATAGAATGAATGTACTGGTAACCGGTTCGGCTGGTTTTGTTGGCCGTAACCTTGTAGAGAATCTGAAAAACATCCGGGATGGGAAAAATCGGACAAGGCCGAATCTGTCCATCGGAGCCATCTACGAATACGATCGTAACAACACATTGGAAACTGGATCAGTTCTGCTCCGACTGTGATTTCGTTTTCAACCTGGCGGGAGTGAACCGTCCGCAGGATCCGAAAGAGTTCAAAGAAGGCAACTTTGGATTTGCCTCCACGCTGTTGGACACGCTGAAGAAGCACCATAATACCTGTCCCGTGATACTGTCATCCTCTCTGCAAGCTACTCTCGCCGGTCGCTTTGGCACCTCTGTGTATGGGCTTTCCAAGCGTGAGTTTATGTCTATCGCTTCCCAAACCTCGTGGGCAAGTGGGTACGCCCAAA includes the following:
- a CDS encoding DGQHR domain-containing protein — protein: MPNSENNNQNSLNNKANVGKAKINKKFKNKIKKLFTLSGFDYIETENHHFKIGLRVVEIDSLYIDKNILIVCEDTSTSNDIKSHIRKKHEAFDQIEKNKRIFLDWIKKEFSYNKIEQYNENQYIIKYLYFSQNELNLTKEDEQLYPLIRFVEPRYLEYFNRMAQCIHKSVKYEVYRFLNITSNQIGINTTESTQKCISATIISPKESTGINNGVRIVSFMMSAETLIKNSYVLRKDNWEDSITLYQRLIQKEKIKGIRKFLATRQEAFYNNIIVALPSNVYFLDKEDHPIDIDSIGGYGVCKMMLPDEMNSICIIDGQHRVYAHYEGETNDPYESDIANLRKKLHLLVTGLVFPNEMSDIQKSKIESSIFLDINTNAKPVPPDVLLHIKGLKDPLSDIGLARAVIEKLNKGKVFPHMFELSALDNGKIKIASIIKFALRYLVTIEPKDKKSLFDFWDGDKNNLKRLDDSEYRSYIDFCVKHITIYFSALKDSHQQEWNNPNSKLLSVISLNGFIIAYNRYIDQKNELGNFDLFNNRFRQLHTDFSRESFPYTSSQYKKFSDEILKDALLNSKR
- a CDS encoding GNAT family N-acetyltransferase, which codes for MGPAASESGTLTDSVEFWSWMNRNYEKSGHFASSESMRSYMTGTPGQQNWAKKSGSRAEKDGDVIAASIMIFANGHLNFHLSGSLEEYNALAPNNLIMYNAAIWGHENGYKSFHLGGGVGSKDDTLLRYKKTFYKGERNHFFIRKKIISPEKYNYLVNLRGIDNSQYFPQYRV